One genomic window of Cannabis sativa cultivar Pink pepper isolate KNU-18-1 chromosome 2, ASM2916894v1, whole genome shotgun sequence includes the following:
- the LOC115718445 gene encoding LOW QUALITY PROTEIN: G-type lectin S-receptor-like serine/threonine-protein kinase At4g27290 (The sequence of the model RefSeq protein was modified relative to this genomic sequence to represent the inferred CDS: substituted 1 base at 1 genomic stop codon), whose amino-acid sequence MELVSFMVTLLVVLSLFSLSRTTFAVVDTIRESDIMRDNNNTALLVSKEGMFGLGFFTPSTSSSKNRYLGIWYNNITGNQTVVWVANRCEPIKDSSGSLSINDKGDLVLFSGQSNNRVVVWSTNSSKQAREPLVQLLDNGNLVLRDEKDANTTNFLWESFDYPTDTMLPGMKLGWDLRRGLNRRLSSWKSSDDPCHGDFTYGIELDEPNHTFPQLFIRNGSSILYREGPWRGVSFGGTSNHVSVSWESSNYEFEHNEDEIYFTYNVENEYSLISRIFLSQAIDYMRWVEEQEVWESYYRIPGDICDNYGTCGANSKCIIVDDHPICQCLEGFEPKNKNNLSQGCMRNSFVSCNDKEKDMFYLNSELKVPETKYTWASKSMKHDECNAXCLSNCSCTAYGYNSNLDGSKSELAIGTECVLWFGDLFDTRNSKGTYGRQQNVYLRIPFSTTAPKETSVGDNGNGNSKVKKVVIIVAVILFVGLVLIGYYIYRRRYINATNNFCERKQSEDDDMELPLFNINTISTATNNFSEANKLGEGGFGPVYKGTLEGGTEFAVKSLSMNSGQGVNEFKNEIKLIAKLQHRNLVKIFGYCTHKEMKLLIYEYMSNKSLDYFIFDESRSILLDWPKRFQIVCGIAKGLLYLHHDSRLRIIHRDLKASNVLLDKDMNPKIADFGLARTFGGDQIEGKTRIVVGTYGYMAPEYAFNGLFSIKSDVFSFGALILEIVSGRKSRSFYDEYSSLNLIGLAWNLMREGNEFKLIEKCLLKDPNENMEEALRCIHIGLLCVQQMPIDRPDMSSVVLMLSGERLLPQPKPPAYWNSTYSSDADYSSSKRPQSGNVSMTVVEAR is encoded by the exons atggagTTGGTTTCTTTTATGGTTACCTTATTAGTTGTTTTGAGTCTTTTTTCTCTGTCTAGAACAACTTTTGCTGTGGTTGATACCATTAGAGAATCTGATATTATGAGAGATAATAACAACACAGCTTTATTGGTATCCAAAGAAGGAATGTTTGGATTGGGATTCTTTACTCCATCAACTAGTTCATCAAAGAATCGTTACCTGGGAATTTGGTACAACAACATTACTGGTAACCAAACTGTTGTTTGGGTTGCAAACCGATGTGAACCGATCAAGGATTCATCTGGCTCGTTGAGTATAAATGACAAAGGAGATCTTGTGCTTTTTTCTGGACAGAGTAATAACAGAGTGGTTGTTTGGTCTACAAACTCGTCGAAACAAGCTCGGGAACCACTTGTTCAGCTCTTGGATAATGGTAACTTGGTTTTGAGAGATGAGAAAGATGCAAACACAACAAATTTTTTATGGGAAAGCTTTGATTATCCTACTGATACAATGTTACCAGGAATGAAATTGGGATGGGACTTGAGAAGAGGTTTAAATAGGCGATTATCGTCGTGGAAGAGCTCTGATGATCCTTGTCATGGAGATTTCACTTATGGGATTGAGCTTGATGAACCAAACCATACATTTCCTCAACTATTTATTCGTAATGGTTCTTCGATTTTGTATCGCGAAGGGCCATGGAGAGGAGTTAGTTTTGGGGGAACTTCGAATCATGTATCAGTTTCTTGGGAAAGCTCTAATTATGAATTTGAGCACAATGAGGATGAAATTTACTTCACTTACAATGTTGAAAATGAGTACTCGTTGATCTCAAGAATTTTTTTGAGCCAAGCAATTGATTACATGAGATGGGTAGAAGAACAAGAAGTATGGGAATCTTATTACAGAATTCCAGGAGACATATGTGACAATTATGGTACTTGTGGAGCTAATTCTAAATGTATCATAGTGGATGATCATCCAATTTGCCAATGTTTAGAAGGTTTCGAgccaaagaataaaaataatttgtcaCAAGGATGTATGAGGAACAGTTTTGTGAGCTGTAATGATAAAGAAAAAGATATGTTTTACTTAAATTCTGAGTTGAAAGTGCCTGAAACTAAGTATACTTGGGCAAGTAAAAGTATGAAGCATGATGAATGCAATGCTTAATGCTTAAGCAATTGCTCTTGTACAGcttatggttataattccaatttAGATGGTAGTAAATCCGAATTAGCTATTGGAACTGAGTGTGTATTATGGTTCGGGGATTTATTTGATACTCGAAATAGCAAGGGTACTTATGGCCGACAACAAAATGTTTATCTTCGAATACCATTTTCGACAACAG CTCCAAAAGAAACAAGTGTTGGTGATAATGGTAATGGTAATTCCAAGGTGAAGAAAGTAGTGATAATTGTAGCTGTCATTCTCTTTGTTGGATTAGTTTTGATTGGCTATTACATTTACAGAAGGAGATACATTAATG CCACTAATAATTTTTGTGAGAGGAAGCAAAGTGAAGATGATGATATGGAGCTTCCATTATTCAACATAAACACAATTAGTACTGCCACTAATAATTTTTCAGAGGCTAATAAGCTTGGAGAGGGTGGTTTTGGACCTGTATACAAA GGTACCTTGGAAGGAGGTACAGAATTTGCTGTGAAGAGTCTATCAATGAACTCTGGACAAGGAGTCAATGAGttcaaaaatgaaattaaactaATTGCTAAGCTTCAACATCGGAATCTTGTCAAGATATTTGGTTATTGTACTCATAAAGAAATGAAGCTATTAATTTATGAGTACATGTCCAACAAAAGtcttgactattttatttttg ATGAAAGTCGAAGCATACTATTAGATTGGCCTAAGCGCTTCCAGATTGTATGTGGAATTGCTAAGGGGCTTCTCTATCTTCATCACGATTCAAGATTGAGAATTATACATCGGGATCTCAAAGCAAGTAATGTGTTACTTGATAAAGATATGAATCCGAAAATTGCAGACTTTGGCTTGGCTAGAACTTTTGGTGGAGACCAAATAGAAGGAAAGACACGCATAGTAGTAGGAACCTA TGGTTATATGGCGCCAGAATATGCCTTTAATGGCCTATTCTCAATAAAATCTGATGTATTTAGTTTTGGCGCGTTGATCCTAGAAATTGTAAGTGGGAGAAAAAGTAGATCCTTTTATGATGAATATAGTAGTCTCAATCTCATTGGATTG GCATGGAATTTGATGAGGGAAGGCAATGAATTTAAGCTTATTGAGAAGTGCTTACTAAAAGATCCGAATGAAAACATGGAAGAAGCGTTGCGTTGCATCCACATTGGCCTTTTGTGTGTGCAACAAATGCCTATTGATAGGCCTGATATGTCTTCTGTCGTTCTAATGTTGAGTGGTGAGAGGTTGTTGCCTCAACCCAAACCGCCAGCCTATTGGAATAGCACATATTCTTCGGATGCAGATTATTCGTCCTCTAAGCGGCCCCAATCAGGCAATGTAAGCATGACAGTTGTCGAGGCGCGATAG
- the LOC115720021 gene encoding G-type lectin S-receptor-like serine/threonine-protein kinase At4g27290, whose protein sequence is MEFLSFLVTLVVLRVFSQFTTTLAVVDTLRPPEIMRDSNNTALLVSKEGMFGLGFFTPTANSSKNRYLGIWYNNITGNQTVVWVANRCEPIKDSSGSLSINDKGDLVLFSGQSNNRVLVWSSNSSKQAKEPLVQLLDNGNLVLRDEKDANTTKYLWESFDYPTDTMLPGIKLGWDLRRGLNRRLSSWKSSDDPCHGNYTYGIELGEPNNTFPQLIIRNGSSILYREGPWRGVSFSGPANFVKVAWQMSDYIFVENDDEIYFTYNTQIKSLISRIFLSQAIDYMKWTEAQEIWESYYKIPLDQCDNYGTCKANAKCIMVDNKPVCQCLEGYEPKKRKNLFEGCVRNSVVNCQDPEKDVFHLTSELKVPETKYAWANKSMNLGECNAKCLSNCSCTAYGYNSNLDGNNSDLGIGTECVLLFGDLFDTRNNKDIYGREQNVYLRIPFSTSDLKGTNNVSKVKIAVIIVAVIVFIGLVLIGYYICRRRYINAPNIFYERNESQNDEMELPLFYINTIRTATNNFSDDNKLGQGGFGPVYKGTLEGGTEIAVKSLSMNSGQGVNEFKNEIELIAKLQHRNLVKIFGYCTHREMKLLIYEYMSNKSLDYFIFDESRSILLEWPKRFQIICGIAKGILYLHHDSRLRIVHRDLKASNVLLDDDMNPKISDFGLARTFGGDQIEGNTHRVVGTYGYMAPEYASDGIFSIKSDVFSFGILILEIVSGRKSRSLYEENSPLNLVGYAWTLMKEGSEIKLIEKCLLKDPNDNMEEALRCIHIGLLCVQQMPTDRPDMSSVVLMLSGEKALPHPKPPAYFNSTYSSDADYSSSNRPQSCNVSMTAIEGR, encoded by the exons ATggagtttctttcttttctggTTACCTTAGTTGTTTTGAGAGTTTTTTCTCAATTTACAACAACTTTAGCTGTGGTTGATACCCTTAGACCACCCGAAATCATGAGAGATAGTAACAACACAGCTTTATTGGTATCCAAAGAAGGAATGTTTGGATTGGGATTCTTTACTCCAACAGCTAATTCATCAAAGAATCGTTATTTGGGAATTTGGTACAACAACATTACAGGTAACCAAACTGTTGTTTGGGTTGCAAACCGATGTGAACCGATCAAGGATTCATCTGGCTCGTTGAGTATAAACGACAAAGGAGATCTTGTGCTTTTTTCTGGACAGAGTAATAACAGAGTGCTTGTTTGGTCTTCAAACTCGTCGAAACAAGCCAAGGAACCACTAGTTCAGCTCTTGGATAATGGTAACTTGGTTTTGAGAGATGAGAAAGATGCAAACACAACAAAATATTTATGGGAAAGCTTTGATTATCCAACTGATACAATGTTACCTGGAATAAAATTGGGATGGGACTTGAGGAGAGGTCTAAATAGGCGATTATCGTCGTGGAAGAGCTCTGATGATCCTTGTCATGGAAATTACACTTATGGGATTGAGCTTGGTGAACCAAACAATACATTTCCTCAACTAATTATTCGTAATGGTTCTTCGATTTTGTATCGCGAAGGGCCATGGAGAGGTGTAAGTTTCAGTGGACCAGCTAATTTTGTAAAAGTTGCTTGGCAAATGTCTGATTACATATTTGtggaaaatgatgatgaaatttACTTCACTTACAATACTCAAATTAAGTCATTGATCTCAAGAATTTTTCTTAGCCAAGCAATTGATTACATGAAATGGACAGAAGCACAAGAAATTTGGGAATCTTATTACAAAATTCCACTTGACCAATGTGACAATTATGGAACATGTAAAGCTAATGCTAAATGTATCATGGTTGATAACAAACCAGTATGTCAATGTTTAGAAGGTTATGAACCGAAAAAACGAAAGAATTTGTTTGAAGGATGTGTGAGGAACAGTGTTGTGAATTGTCAAGATCCAGAGAAAGATGTGTTCCATTTAACTTCCGAGTTGAAAGTACCCGAAACTAAATATGCTTGGGCTAATAAAAGTATGAACCTTGGTGAATGCAATGCTAAATGCTTAAGTAACTGCTCTTGTACTGCTTATGGTTACAATTCCAATTTGGATGGGAATAATTCTGATTTAGGTATTGGCACTGAGTGTGTCCTCTTGTTTGGAGATTTGTTCGATACTCGAAATAACAAAGATATTTATGGAAGAGAACAAAATGTGTATCTTCGAATACCATTTTCGACATCAG ATCTTAAAGGAACAAATAATGTGTCCAAGGTGAAGATAGCAGTGATAATTGTAGCTGTCATTGTCTTCATTGGATTAGTTTTGATTGGCTATTACATTTGCAGAAGGAGATACATTAACG CCCCAAATATTTTCTATGAGAGAAATGAAAGCCAAAATGATGAAATGGAGCTTCCATTATTCTACATAAATACAATTAGGACTGCCACTAATAATTTTTCAGATGATAATAAGTTGGGCCAGGGTGGTTTTGGACCTGTATACAAA GGTACCTTGGAAGGAGGTACAGAAATTGCTGTGAAGAGTCTATCAATGAATTCTGGACAAGGAGTCAATGAGTTCAAAAATGAAATTGAACTAATTGCTAAGCTTCAACATCGAAATCTTGTAAAGATATTTGGTTATTGTACTCATAGAGAAATGAAGCTATTAATTTATGAGTACATGTCGAACAAAAGCCTTGACTATTTCATTTTTG ATGAAAGTCGAAGCATACTATTAGAATGGCCTAAGCGCTTCCAGATTATATGCGGAATTGCTAAGGGCATTCTCTATCTTCATCATGATTCAAGATTGAGAATTGTACATCGAGATCTCAAAGCTAGTAATGTGTTACTTGATGATGACATGAATCCCAAAATTTCGGACTTTGGCTTGGCTAGAACTTTTGGTGGTGACCAAATAGAAGGAAACACACACAGAGTAGTAGGAACCTA TGGTTATATGGCTCCAGAATATGCCTCTGATGGCATATTCTCAATAAAGTCCGATGTATTCAGTTTTGGCATATTGATCCTAGAAATTGTAAGTGGGAGAAAAAGTAGATCCCTTTATGAAGAAAATAGTCCTCTCAATCTCGTTGGATAT GCATGGACTTTGATGAAGGAAGGCAGTGAAATTAAGCTTATTGAGAAGTGTTTACTAAAAGATCCAAATGACAACATGGAAGAAGCTTTGCGTTGCATACACATTGGTCTCTTGTGTGTGCAACAAATGCCTACTGATAGACCTGATATGTCTtctgttgttttgatgttgagTGGTGAGAAAGCGTTGCCTCATCCCAAACCACCAGCCTATTTCAATAGCACATACTCTTCGGATGCAGATTATTCCTCCTCTAATCGGCCCCAATCATGTAATGTAAGCATGACAGCTATCGAGGGGCGATAG